The segment ACCGATGAAGCGTTTTGTTCCCAACAGTCaaagttttcttcttgtctcctctcctgtttttcttgcttcttttggccaaatgtttctttctggtcgtttttcttttcttctcatgtTGACCTTCCTCTTCCcatcttctcctcttcctcaccctTCCTCTCGCTCTCCTCGTGTCGCCgtcctcccctccccctccccggTGGTTCTGGGTGAACAGCTGGCGCTGCTGCAGTACCGCCTCAGTATGTCCAGCATGCCGTGTCAGCCCCACGCCCCCCCAGGCTCTGGGACCCTCCACACCTACCAAGTACTTTTACCTTTTCATTCAGCCCCGCCCCCTGGGGCCTCCTGGAGGTAACCCTTCAGTCCAGGATCCTTCTCTCGCACCGACATGAGTTCATGTAGGTCAGCATCATGTGACGACTTCAGCGCCCCTTTTTGATCAATAAAACCTGATCCAGGTTCAGTCCGCTACGAGTCTCAGAACCCTCACGGCCCGCATCATGATACATCAGTTCTTCCACAAGGGCATGCAGCACAATATTCAACTCCTATTCAAGCCAGGCTCTGTGGAGAAGTTCTGaataattaacatcttacctgttgtcagtttggagaaatgactCGATtaacaagctaaaggctagtccgaAGTCTCTGTCTTCAAAACGATCTTTAAAGGTTTCACTTTGATTCACGGCGGTTAAAGCAAccaaacctttccacagagccctgCTTCTAAAGGGacagaatatccctttaatattCACCTGTaagaaaattaacaaaagtCAGATTTCCACTCTTTATTCTCAGCTGTTTTAAAGAGTTGATATTTTGATGTAACCTGATATAAATAATCCAAATAAGATGATCAGTAATCTGAGCTtcatcttcttccttttttagtttttctgaacTGATTTGATCAAAAAGGGGTGTCCGCTTAATTAAACACGAAAAGAATCAGTTATCAAGACTAAATCTAAATTATCTGCAACTATAATCATTTTCTATTGAATTAATGTAAAATTGTTAGTTTAAATTTCCAGTTTTGAATGgatttgatttagtttaaaatcaaCGCTGGTTTTTATTCCCATAAATTTGGCCTCATAATCGTAAAGTTCGTTAAGCCAGTCCTTCCCTGGAGCCTCGAACCCTCGACACAACGATGACTTTCTGCAGAGAAGTATCCTTGACGGCGGTGAAGCTTTGAGTTTTGAGTTTTCTGGTTAAAGACGCGCTGCTTTTACTGACGCTGCTgctaaaaacacattaattaaaGTTCAGCTTCTTTGCATCAGAtgatgtttgtgctgcagaggtGACGGCTGTTGGGAGGGGGCGCTGTAGCTCGGTGGTCGGTGCTGCGGTCCTGAGGccgcaggttcgagcccaggttgcagcaggaagggcacCCGGCCTAAAACAGTTGTTAAATCTTTCTTGCAAGTTTGTCAAACGAGCTGAAGGCAGAGGTCCCGACTccttaaaactgaaacagggTTTTAGTTtatcagcagttttattttcctgtaaaaaataatcagaaatgtGGCGTTCAGGTGACAGCAGATCCAGAGTCAGGGTTAATGGATGTGAGACTGATTGGCTGCTTTGGGCCTGAGCTGCACTACGATTGGCTGCTTTGGGCCAGAGCTGCGCTACGATTGGCTGCTTTGGGCCGGAGCTGCGCTACGATTGGCTGCTTTGGGCCGGAGCTGCACTACGATTGGCTGCTTGGGATCTGAGCTGCACTACGATTGGCTGCTTGGGATCTGAGCTGCACTACGATTGGCTGCTTTAGGCCGGAGCTGTGCTGGGATTGGCTGCTTTGGGCCGGAGCTGCGCTGGGATTGGCTGCTTTGGGCCGGAGCTGCACTGGGATTGGCTGTGGTTTGAAGCTGggggagcaggtggaggtgaTCCGTGTGGAACTTTCTGTGACTTGTTGCCGTTTCAGGAACCCTTCAGTCCGTCGGAGGAACACGTGTTGGTGGTGCGCCTCCTGGTCAAACATCTGCACGCCTTCGCCAACAGCCTGAAGCCTGAGCAGctgtcttcatcatcatcatcaccttcagcccactcacacactcacaccagcCCTCTGGAGGAGTTCAAGAGGTCAGCCTCAGGAGCTTGGAGGAGTcgtttctgttttaaagcctgtttattgtttgtttctttaatgctGCAGGTTTTTAGATCTTTGTGAAGATAAATTTATCGTAATGTTTAAACTCTACAGCCGACACGTCGCCTCTTTTCACCACTTTGTCTCCGTTCTGAAGACAGATTGTTTTCAGCGCAGAACCCATCAGTTTAGTGTGACGCCGGctgctgataaataaataatgtgcacagccaagaatacGGTTTCAGAGAACGTGGCTGCACGGCTCGCTGGTCGCAGCTGGTTCTCTTCCAgctgttctgcagctgtttcagTCTGGAAAcgttcagatgtttgtttgtcctgcagAGTGGTGGTGCAGCGGTTCGTGCAGCAGAAGCTCTACCTGTTCCTGCAGCACTGCTTCGGACACTGGCCTTTAGACGCCTCCTTCAGAGCCGTAAGTTTCGGATCCGATCAGAACCTCCTTTTTTCCTCTGAcgtctctgaaagtttcagccTGAAGACGGTCGGATCAGAACTCCAACAGAACCGTGTGTGTTCAGGTGCTGGAGACGTGGCTCAGCTACATTCAGCCCTGGAGATACACGGGAGAGAAGAGCAATCCTCAACCGGATCAGAACAGAACCGTTCCTGACAAATGGTGAGTCCTCGTGTCTGAGCGCTTCCGCTGAGCAGTAAGAACGGTTCTCCTGACGAACGGGTCGGGCCTTCTCCTGCAGGGAGCCGTTTGTTGACGAGAACCTGCTCCTCTACACCAAGCTGTTCCAGGGTTTTCTGAACCGGGCCGTGAGGACGGACCTGGTCAACGCCAAGAACGCCCTGATGGTGTTCAGGGTGGCCAAAGTGTTCGCTCAGCCCAACCTGGCGGAGATAATCCAGAAAGGTGAGGGTTCTGGTTCCAGTCGGGTGTGGGGGCGGGGTTTAACTTGACTTCACTCTGTGGGTTTGATCCCCTCTGAAGGCGAGCAGCTGTTCCTAGAGCCCGAACACGTCCTCCACCACCGGCAGCCCCGCGGCTACCTGACACCCAGCCAGGGCGGCAGCTACCTGTCGTCACGGCAACGGGCGGCGACGGACACCGTCTTCAAGGTGAAGAGTCACGTGTACTCCCTGGAGGGACAGGACTGTCAGTACAAGCAGATGTTTGGTTCCGAGCTCAGAGGAGCGGTGAGTTTCAGAACACGTTCCgggttttcagtttgttttgtcgCTGGAGCTCAGAGGTTCACGGTTCCGTCTCCAGATCCTGAACTTCATCCAGATCATCGCACAAGCCCGGCAGACGGCTAAGAGGATATCGGATCAGGCTAACGAGGTGGCAGCCAACACGTCCTTCCTGTCCTGGTTCGGGCTCAGCTCGGCCGACGTCAACAACACGTTCACCGGCGCCGAGCCCGAGGACAGCGGAGAGTGTCTGAGGAGGACCCACGAGTTCCTGGACCGAGCTCTGGAGAACCTGAGTCTCATCTTTAAGGTCAGATTTCTTCAGATCCCGCCTCAGTAACAGAACCTAGGATTGGTGAAGTGAATTCCTGTGTCGTGTTGCAGCTGAACCAGGGCCAGCTGACCCAGCTCATGTCCACCCTGAGCTCCTCTCAGGACGACGGGCTGTCCAAGCAGCTGCCCGACTGCGTCCACGGCGAGAACGGCCTGACCCTCACCGACCTGGGCAGGAGGCAGGTGGGTGTTTGGTCCCGCAGGACGAGGACGCGCGGCGGCCGCTGGATTCTGACTCCGTGCACGTTTGTGTCTCCGCAGATCATCAACGGACTGCGCAGGTTCGACATTCAGTACCAGGGAGACCCGGAgctgcagccaatcaggagcTACGAGAACGCCCTGCTGGTCCGGTTCCTCTACAGGGTCTCTTCTCTGGTCAACGACAGCGTGAGTGTCTCTGCGGTCCTGGTCCTGTcctgtccagtcctggtccagtcctggtccagaGAAATGTTTCTTAGTAGGTCTCTGTGTggcagttaatatcttacctgttgcagatagctctgtGAGCAGCTGGGACTAAAACAGaacaactttaaatgatgtgtAGTTCGGACCTCATCAGTCTGACAGCACCGAGCTCATCCCGGCTGGCAGAACCGGGCCTGACTGTTGTCATTTATTATTGATCAGACAGAACATGAACTCCTCCTTTAATCCCCCAGACTGCGTAGCTGCTCGTGGTTTTAGATTCACAGCAGTAGCAGCAACATGTAGCACTTCCTGGGCATCCAGAGGTCCAGTTCAGGGTTAAACATCAGCGTTCAGAGGAAGCGCTGAGAAACTGTCAGGATCAGAGTTGATTGAAGACGACAGAACCCGGTTCCGTTTGGAGTGTATggatgagctaacggctggtcCTAATGGAGCCACgtctgccatctttaaacagctCAGCGGGCTTCAGATTACAgttctttctgtttgtaaagTTTCTATCAGATCAGCCGTTAGCTCATTCagagagctatctgcagcaggtaagatgctgaccTTGGATTCAGAGAgctatctgctgcaggtaagatgctgaccTTGAACACCTGAAGTGTTTCCTACCTGTGACCTCCTGCAGTGAAGGGATGAATCAGAGACATGCCAACGTCAGTAacttttcctctctgctcctctcagCTCGGGGGTCACATGACCTCCCTCTGCTCGCGCTCAGACTTCCTGGGGCGGCTCGGCCGGCGCTACCTGACGGATCCCGGCTCCTCGGTGAGACTGAAGCAGAGCCCGATGTCCCGGCGGACTCTGGAGCGAAGCCGCCGGCCGAGGCTGAGTCTGCGGCCCCTGGCCAGCTACAGGacgctcctcctgctgctcctcttctACGGGCTGGGGGTCCTGCTGTCCCTCGGACCCGTCTCCAGCATGGCGCTCCTCATGGCGGGGGGGTTTCTGTACGGAGTCCTGATGACGCTGTTTGGAGACAAACTGAAGACGCAGTGAGCCGATCAGGTGTTCGGCTCGGTTCTGACTCTCAGCTCAAACATCTGGAAACATCTGCAGGCCAAAAGCTTTCAGTGCACTGATGGATTCAAGGATTTGTTTGTCAATAAaatcttgtttgatttttttcacacaaactcttcttcttcctttagaTCGATGTTTGACGTTTTagaaaacagaaccaaactttcagacttttattgtctgttagcaaaatatctcacgaacctcCCAGAGAGCCGCTGGAGGAACGGCTGCAACTGggtccaagatggccgccacagctaatgagCCGGTCAGCTTTACAGACACCGACCTGAactttggggtggtagtagctgagagtcgtcttcAACTCAAACTGAGGCTGAAActcggcgggcgatatgcattcctgcagtTAGAGATGGATGTAAAACTAATTTCAACGAgtcaaattaaagcaaaactactttcatgttttaggttttagattCTTAAAGGAATAAAATGAATTTCCTGTCAGAGTTGGTAGAAAAAGAGACGAACGGCGCCACCTCCTGGTTCAACTCGGATTCCATCTGAATATTTCTCTCTCCTGTCGTTAAGTTGCTGCTTCGTTGAGCCGTTTCCTGTCTGATTTAGCTCCGCCTCCAGCAGAAGTGTTGGATTCTTCATCTGAAACAACGAGCGACGGAAGAATCCAGACTGTTTCCTTCATCCCAAAGTTTGgctcactctcagctactaccacctcacaGTTGTGTTGGTTGGGGTCGATGAGCTGCGGCTGACACTCACTgcttcctgagatattttgctaacaggcgtCAGGCAGATCTGAGCTCGGCTGTTCCTGACGTTACGTAAAGAAACCTTTGGTCAGTTTGCAGCGGAAGccctcaggtcaaaggtcaccgtGACTAACCACGCACAGCTTCGTTTGTTTACATCCAAACAGGATTTACAGCCGCTCTTTGCtagaaaagaagaaggaaaatcAGAAATTGGACAAAGTAGCTCTCCAGATTTGTAGATGTTTTCAGATGCAGCCATTTGATGACGAGTCCAGGTGTTTCTGATCCGTGATCTTCAGGTCCTggagctgcaaaacaagcccaaaccatcagccttccaccaccgtgctgaacAGCTGGGATggagttgctgttgttttaaaaggtaaGAATCCTTAAACTGAGGAGATGAATGACTCAGATGTTCAAACCAAGGAGTTTTGGGTTAAATCAGAACTTTTATTGATCTcaggtcagttttatttacacagaacaacattcaacaaacacaacatcccacgactcattaaaataatccaaatataaatgaaaatatttactCTGATCtgagaataaatgtttgatcGTGTGATTCTGCAGAGTTCATCATCAGTCTGGATGTTTGTTTCCATCAGCAGAGCTCCAACTTCCACTAACCTCACCTGTTACCTGTTGATGATCAGCACACCTGGATTTACTGTCACCTGCTGTCAGAAGCAAACTACAACTTCCCATCATCCACTTCATGTCACATTCAGTTTGGAGCATCTGTACAGATTATTAAGCACATCTGAAGCTGATCAGTCAGATCAGATCAATAcatctccaacttcctgtttcagatcaCTGAGTTTCAAACTGATCAATAaggtttaactttgttttcagcaggaagaacatcagagctgctgtttgttcactGAGATCTTCTCTGAGgagattttcatttgatttaaagaaacaaatactgGAAACATCGTCtcagtgaaagtgtgtgtgaaggtgtgtatgtgtgtgtttgtatcagGATCAGAGAACGACAGCTTTCCTCTGTTCCAGTCCAGATTCACTCTGAtcctctgcagcttctgctGGACTGAGAGAACTTTGGGAGGAGCTGCTGGTGACCCTGCTATGTATTCATCTTGAAAGAACCCCAATCCCCATATTTCAGTCCCTACTCTTCCCTTCCTCTGGACAGACTCTGCTAACACACCGAGTATCCAGATTTTACTGTCTCCAACATCAACATCCCAGCTGTGATTCCCTGAGTTAAATCCCTCAGAACTCAGAACATACAAGAATTCATTAAACCTCTCAGGATTATCAGGAAGCTGCTGATCATCTCCTGTTCTCAGACTGGTCAGATCTTCAGACAGGATGAGTCCTGGACCAGCTGTGTTTGGGTCCAGAATGATGGGAGTGTAGGAGACCACGTCCTTCATGTTGTTCCAGATGTTGAAGGCCAGGTTGCCCAGGTGTTTGGCCTGGTCTATCAGAGCTCCTgagggcagctgtggatcatccagcagggggca is part of the Kryptolebias marmoratus isolate JLee-2015 linkage group LG4, ASM164957v2, whole genome shotgun sequence genome and harbors:
- the smpd4 gene encoding sphingomyelin phosphodiesterase 4 isoform X2, whose product is MSAPTLQQPSFLLANLKADSTTKPLLQRCQDLVRIIDEYPAKELHLIFPWLVENVFGSLDGVIAGWNLRLVNSRSSEYGVLMDFLNPGGPMMKLVYKLQAEEYKYEIPVNYLPGPVKACIQEGVLPDCPLFHNKLQFPLSGVLALNIALNPFEFFMFHFAFCLIAPRNFPPGQHGGSTDSAYFVLVDMYLKYFLPSEGNVPPSPFSDSRGSVTAASPRSSGTSFAGYGVHSPSLLKHHIFHQPSVNADPAAQEIWRSETLLQMFVEIWLHHYSLEMYQKLQSPQLALLQYRLSMSSMPCQPHAPPGSGTLHTYQEPFSPSEEHVLVVRLLVKHLHAFANSLKPEQLSSSSSSPSAHSHTHTSPLEEFKRVVVQRFVQQKLYLFLQHCFGHWPLDASFRAVLETWLSYIQPWRYTGEKSNPQPDQNRTVPDKWEPFVDENLLLYTKLFQGFLNRAVRTDLVNAKNALMVFRVAKVFAQPNLAEIIQKGEQLFLEPEHVLHHRQPRGYLTPSQGGSYLSSRQRAATDTVFKVKSHVYSLEGQDCQYKQMFGSELRGAILNFIQIIAQARQTAKRISDQANEVAANTSFLSWFGLSSADVNNTFTGAEPEDSGECLRRTHEFLDRALENLSLIFKLNQGQLTQLMSTLSSSQDDGLSKQLPDCVHGENGLTLTDLGRRQIINGLRRFDIQYQGDPELQPIRSYENALLVRFLYRVSSLVNDSLGGHMTSLCSRSDFLGRLGRRYLTDPGSSVRLKQSPMSRRTLERSRRPRLSLRPLASYRTLLLLLLFYGLGVLLSLGPVSSMALLMAGGFLYGVLMTLFGDKLKTQ
- the smpd4 gene encoding sphingomyelin phosphodiesterase 4 isoform X1 — protein: MSAPTLQQPSFLLANLKADSTTKPLLQRCQDLVRIIDEYPAKELHLIFPWLVENVFGSLDGVIAGWNLRLVNSRSSEYGVLMDFLNPGGPMMKLVYKLQAEEYKYEIPVNYLPGPVKACIQEGVLPDCPLFHNKLQFPLSGVLALNIALNPFEFFMFHFAFCLIAPRNFPPGQHGGSTDSAYFVLVDMYLKYFLPSEGNVPPSPFSDSRGSVTAASPRSSGTSFAGYGVHSPSLLKHHIFHQPSVNADPAAQEIWRSETLLQMFVEIWLHHYSLEMYQKLQSPQVKLALLQYRLSMSSMPCQPHAPPGSGTLHTYQEPFSPSEEHVLVVRLLVKHLHAFANSLKPEQLSSSSSSPSAHSHTHTSPLEEFKRVVVQRFVQQKLYLFLQHCFGHWPLDASFRAVLETWLSYIQPWRYTGEKSNPQPDQNRTVPDKWEPFVDENLLLYTKLFQGFLNRAVRTDLVNAKNALMVFRVAKVFAQPNLAEIIQKGEQLFLEPEHVLHHRQPRGYLTPSQGGSYLSSRQRAATDTVFKVKSHVYSLEGQDCQYKQMFGSELRGAILNFIQIIAQARQTAKRISDQANEVAANTSFLSWFGLSSADVNNTFTGAEPEDSGECLRRTHEFLDRALENLSLIFKLNQGQLTQLMSTLSSSQDDGLSKQLPDCVHGENGLTLTDLGRRQIINGLRRFDIQYQGDPELQPIRSYENALLVRFLYRVSSLVNDSLGGHMTSLCSRSDFLGRLGRRYLTDPGSSVRLKQSPMSRRTLERSRRPRLSLRPLASYRTLLLLLLFYGLGVLLSLGPVSSMALLMAGGFLYGVLMTLFGDKLKTQ
- the smpd4 gene encoding sphingomyelin phosphodiesterase 4 isoform X3, coding for MSAPTLQQPSFLLANLKADSTTKPLLQRCQDLVRIIDEYPAKELHLIFPWLVENVFGSLDGVIAGWNLRLVNSRSSEYGVLMDFLNPGGPMMKLVYKLQAEEYKYEIPVNYLPGPVKACIQEGVLPDCPLFHNKLQFPLSGVLALNIALNPFEFFMFHFAFCLIAPRNFPPGQHGGSTDSAYFVLVDMYLKYFLPSEGNVPPSPFSDSRGSVTAASPRSSGTSFAGYGVHSPSLLKHHIFHQPSVNADPAAQEIWRSETLLQMFVEIWLHHYSLEMYQKLQSPQVKEPFSPSEEHVLVVRLLVKHLHAFANSLKPEQLSSSSSSPSAHSHTHTSPLEEFKRVVVQRFVQQKLYLFLQHCFGHWPLDASFRAVLETWLSYIQPWRYTGEKSNPQPDQNRTVPDKWEPFVDENLLLYTKLFQGFLNRAVRTDLVNAKNALMVFRVAKVFAQPNLAEIIQKGEQLFLEPEHVLHHRQPRGYLTPSQGGSYLSSRQRAATDTVFKVKSHVYSLEGQDCQYKQMFGSELRGAILNFIQIIAQARQTAKRISDQANEVAANTSFLSWFGLSSADVNNTFTGAEPEDSGECLRRTHEFLDRALENLSLIFKLNQGQLTQLMSTLSSSQDDGLSKQLPDCVHGENGLTLTDLGRRQIINGLRRFDIQYQGDPELQPIRSYENALLVRFLYRVSSLVNDSLGGHMTSLCSRSDFLGRLGRRYLTDPGSSVRLKQSPMSRRTLERSRRPRLSLRPLASYRTLLLLLLFYGLGVLLSLGPVSSMALLMAGGFLYGVLMTLFGDKLKTQ
- the smpd4 gene encoding sphingomyelin phosphodiesterase 4 isoform X4; the protein is MSAPTLQQPSFLLANLKADSTTKPLLQRCQDLVRIIDEYPAKELHLIFPWLVENVFGSLDGVIAGWNLRLVNSRSSEYGVLMDFLNPGGPMMKLVYKLQAEEYKYEIPVNYLPGPVKACIQEGVLPDCPLFHNKLQFPLSGVLALNIALNPFEFFMFHFAFCLIAPRNFPPGQHGGSTDSAYFVLVDMYLKYFLPSEGNVPPSPFSDSRGSVTAASPRSSGTSFAGYGVHSPSLLKHHIFHQPSVNADPAAQEIWRSETLLQMFVEIWLHHYSLEMYQKLQSPQEPFSPSEEHVLVVRLLVKHLHAFANSLKPEQLSSSSSSPSAHSHTHTSPLEEFKRVVVQRFVQQKLYLFLQHCFGHWPLDASFRAVLETWLSYIQPWRYTGEKSNPQPDQNRTVPDKWEPFVDENLLLYTKLFQGFLNRAVRTDLVNAKNALMVFRVAKVFAQPNLAEIIQKGEQLFLEPEHVLHHRQPRGYLTPSQGGSYLSSRQRAATDTVFKVKSHVYSLEGQDCQYKQMFGSELRGAILNFIQIIAQARQTAKRISDQANEVAANTSFLSWFGLSSADVNNTFTGAEPEDSGECLRRTHEFLDRALENLSLIFKLNQGQLTQLMSTLSSSQDDGLSKQLPDCVHGENGLTLTDLGRRQIINGLRRFDIQYQGDPELQPIRSYENALLVRFLYRVSSLVNDSLGGHMTSLCSRSDFLGRLGRRYLTDPGSSVRLKQSPMSRRTLERSRRPRLSLRPLASYRTLLLLLLFYGLGVLLSLGPVSSMALLMAGGFLYGVLMTLFGDKLKTQ